The sequence GTAATCAAGGCTAATAACCAGTCCATTGTATACCAGGTGCCCCACAACACCATACCAGATGGATCCGTATAGTCTGCGGTAAATTCCGAAAACAAAGCCTATCGGTAGGAGCCATATCAACGCGACAGTTGAGAAATGGAATACTCCGAAAAGCAGGGAACTAAACACTAAAGCCATACGGGGAGGCACAATTTCTTCCAGCCGGTTATACACGAATCCACGAAAAGCCAACTCTTCGAATATGGCAGGTTGAATAATCATTATCGCAGGAATCACCAGCCAGCTGTGAGGGGAAGCCGATAACATATCTACATATGATGTGGATCGGATTTCATACATACCGTGCAGCCATGCGACGGAAAAATGAATGGCCATTGCAAATATCCCGGAGACCAAAATAACGGATGCCAAAGGCCTCATCTTTGGTCGGGTCTTTAGAAGTGGAATCATATTTCCTCTGTCCAGCCAAACATACAATAACACCACTAAGGCAATCAAAATGTCCATGGCAAGTACACTGGTGAACCCTTCACCGAATATCCAACCGGAACGATGGGCAACCGTGAACCCCACGAGAGAAAGTAAAAAAGAACCTATAAAAAGGAAATGTACAAATGGCTTGCTGGTGGGTTGATTAAAAATGCCACAAGCCGGACAAAACTTTTCTGTAACCGAGTGCTTGCAATTCTTACAGGTATGGGACATCCAGCCTGCCGAT comes from Flavobacteriales bacterium and encodes:
- a CDS encoding CPBP family intramembrane metalloprotease, whose protein sequence is MGDDNDLYCPHCGVQLKSQHPYSSQVRFPDAIQRSPVFYVRYLLFLLAALSLLGLAEPPVDIYAVANVLISLAYILLAWFTYRSPRFGVLSGMLFYVCLQSWQWIHDPDYLEKGTFYKILFTLVFLRGVLAVFSSKYNQSAGWMSHTCKNCKHSVTEKFCPACGIFNQPTSKPFVHFLFIGSFLLSLVGFTVAHRSGWIFGEGFTSVLAMDILIALVVLLYVWLDRGNMIPLLKTRPKMRPLASVILVSGIFAMAIHFSVAWLHGMYEIRSTSYVDMLSASPHSWLVIPAIMIIQPAIFEELAFRGFVYNRLEEIVPPRMALVFSSLLFGVFHFSTVALIWLLPIGFVFGIYRRLYGSIWYGVVGHLVYNGLVISLDYLL